In Oscillospiraceae bacterium, the genomic window CGCCGCCGCGGGCCACGATGATCACATCTGCCCTGCCGCTGCGGTCCAGCGTCCGGATGGCCGCCGCGATCTGCGGAGCCGCTTCAAACCCCTGCACCATGACCGGGCAGAGCAGCAGCCGGATACCCGGCCAGCGGCGGCTGATCACATTGCGGATGTCCTGTAAAGCCGCGCCGGTCTTGCTGGTCACCAGCCCGATGCATCGGGGATATTGCGGCAGCGGCTTTTTGTGTGCCGCATCAAACAGGCCCTCCTGTTCCAGCCGGGCCTTGAGCTGCTCCAATGCCAGCTGTGCTGCGCCGATTCCGTCCGGGAACATCTCATTGACATACAACTGGAATGCGCCATCCCGCTCATAGAGCGTTGCACGGCAGCGCACGACCACACGCATTCCCTCTTCCGGACGGAACGCAAGCCGCCGCGCATCTGAGCGGAACATTACCGCTTTTACGCTGGCCTGCTCATCCCGCAGGGTGAAATAGCAATGCCCGCTGCGCGCGTTCTGCACAAAATTTGCCACCTCGCCGCGCAACGCCAGATCAAACAATCGGTCGTTTGCATCAAAAAGAGATTTGACATAGCGGTTCAGCGCCGAAACCGTGATCACTTCAGCCATAAGCCGGCCTCCCGTGCCGCAAGAATGGACACGCCAATGGCATTGTCACTGGAATACTGTCCCGGCACAAAATACACCTGAGGCAGGCGTTTCTGCACCCATTGGCGGATCACATCGCTGCTCATCACGCCGCCGGCGCATACCACCGGCAGACCCGGGTATTCCTTCTGCGCAGCCTTTGTCATTTTGACCACCGTATCGGCCACACAGAGCAGGCAGTACTTGCACACATATTCCGGGCTTTTGCCCGCAGCAAGCAGGGCATTGCACTGGTTTTCCAGGCCGGAAAGGCTGCACTGCATGCCCCTCACGCTAGATTTCGGCCGGATCTCTTCCGGGCACGCTGCAGCAAGGCGAGACACCTCTGCACCCGCCGGGAAGGCAAACCCGAGCTTGACGCCCACGCGGTCCACAGCCTGTCCGGCGTAAAGGTCCGTGCTCGTGCCAAGTTGGGTGATCGTGCGTACCTCATCACACAGCAGCAGATCCGTCGTGCCGCCGGAAATATGAAACAGCAGGACTTTCTGCGTAAAAAGGTCTGCGCCGCGGGCTGCAAACAGCGCCGCAGCGGCATGGCCCTGCTGGTGGGTCGTATAAATCAGCGGGATGCTCCGCGCCGCTGCAAATGCCGTCGCCGCGTTCACACCGGCCAGAAAGCACGGCATATAACTGCCCTCTGCCGGGCGCGGCTTCTGGGAGACACCCACAGCGTCGATGCGGGTCAGATCAAACTCCTGCGCAAGCTCGTGCAGCATTTCCGGCAGTGCCGTGGTGTGGTGGAACAGTGCATCGCTCTGCCGCAGGCCCAGCTGCCCGGGTTTGACCGGAAGAAACCGCTTTTTTGCACAAACAACCTCTCCGGCTGTATCAAAAACTGCCAGAGAGGTTGCATAGTTGCTTGTATCGACCCCGAGCGTATAACGGCTCACTGTTCAGCCGGCTCCACAGCGGCTTCTTCATTCAGGCCGTGATCCCGTGCCACTGCGCCGAGCAGGCCGTTCACAAACTGATAGTCCTCATCGGCACCATACTTTTTGGTCAGCTCCACTGCCTCGTTGATGGCAACGCCGGGCTTGTTCTCGCCGCCGAACAGCATCTCTGCAATGGCCAGACGCAGCACGGTCAGGCTGACGCGCGGCAGACGCTCCATGGTCCAATTGCGCAGATGAGCGCGGATCTCGTCATCCACCTCTGCGGAATGGTCGTAATAAGCATTCAGCAGCAGCTTGCTGAAGCCATCCACCGGGTGCTCTTCGTCGTTTTCTGCATGGTTGGTCAGAGCCTCTGCCAGCGGGACGTCGCCAAAGGTCTGCGAAAATGCCAGCAAAAATGCATTCTCGCGAGCTTCTCTACGGGGCAAAATGTTTTCCATAATATTCCTTTCATAACAGGAGCTCTCCCCGCCGGGAAACCCCGGCAGAGAGAACACGTTCTATCCATTCTTTTGTACGGCTGCAAGTGCTCTTACTGCTCCGCAGCAAGACCCGCGATCACCAGATTCACACGGCTCACCGTGACACTGGTCATGTTCTGCACGGCCGACTTGACATTTTCCTGCACCTTTTCCGCCACTGCAGGGATGCGTGCACCGGACGCCATGATCAGATGCAGCGTAAGCTCTGCCGTGCCGTCGCGCATTTCCACGGCCACCGGCGGCTGGATGCTGGCTTCCAGCAGATCCTTCAGCTTTTTGTTCTGGGTCCCGCAGGAAACTTCTGCCACGCCTTCCACTTCCAGCGCAGCGCACCGTGCGATCTTTGCAATGACTTCGGTCGAAATCTGAAGGCTGCCGCCCTGAAGATCCATATTCTGTAAATCCATTGTGCTGTCCTCCATTGAAAAGCAGCAGAACTGCCGCTTTTTTTCGGTTCAAAACGGCTTTGCAGCTGCCGCCGCCGAATGGCCGGGCAGCACGCCGTTCCTGTTTTCTGATGGTGTTATTATACCATCAATGCGGGGTTGATTTCAATACTTGTTTGGAAAACTCTGTCGGACCACACAACGGGTTCTTTTTCCAGCCCGATTCCTTCCGGTCGGAGGGAAACACTTTTTATTTTACTTCCACCACCGTGATGTTCTGGGCCGTCACACTGCTCTTGCTGAGCACGACGTCCCGGATCTGCGCCACCTGCGCCGCCGTCAGCGGGTCACCGGATGTCATGACGGTCAGATCGGCGCGGC contains:
- a CDS encoding Asp23/Gls24 family envelope stress response protein; its protein translation is MEDSTMDLQNMDLQGGSLQISTEVIAKIARCAALEVEGVAEVSCGTQNKKLKDLLEASIQPPVAVEMRDGTAELTLHLIMASGARIPAVAEKVQENVKSAVQNMTSVTVSRVNLVIAGLAAEQ
- the nusB gene encoding transcription antitermination factor NusB, producing MLAFSQTFGDVPLAEALTNHAENDEEHPVDGFSKLLLNAYYDHSAEVDDEIRAHLRNWTMERLPRVSLTVLRLAIAEMLFGGENKPGVAINEAVELTKKYGADEDYQFVNGLLGAVARDHGLNEEAAVEPAEQ
- the xseA gene encoding exodeoxyribonuclease VII large subunit; this encodes MAEVITVSALNRYVKSLFDANDRLFDLALRGEVANFVQNARSGHCYFTLRDEQASVKAVMFRSDARRLAFRPEEGMRVVVRCRATLYERDGAFQLYVNEMFPDGIGAAQLALEQLKARLEQEGLFDAAHKKPLPQYPRCIGLVTSKTGAALQDIRNVISRRWPGIRLLLCPVMVQGFEAAPQIAAAIRTLDRSGRADVIIVARGGGSREDLWVFNAEVIARAAFACKTPLISAIGHEIDYTILDFVADQRAPTPSAAAELAVPDREEQWNILQNLQQNISENMQKRLKLCYNELEQYNLALERKPAHHIWKRDFDQLEQAGQTLQIQIQRRMQAANMQLEHAAALTASLSPYRVLARGYTMITTGRGQILPADQLEPDKTIYIRSASRRAKCRVEAVEEIDESTQKL
- a CDS encoding glycoprotease translates to MSRYTLGVDTSNYATSLAVFDTAGEVVCAKKRFLPVKPGQLGLRQSDALFHHTTALPEMLHELAQEFDLTRIDAVGVSQKPRPAEGSYMPCFLAGVNAATAFAAARSIPLIYTTHQQGHAAAALFAARGADLFTQKVLLFHISGGTTDLLLCDEVRTITQLGTSTDLYAGQAVDRVGVKLGFAFPAGAEVSRLAAACPEEIRPKSSVRGMQCSLSGLENQCNALLAAGKSPEYVCKYCLLCVADTVVKMTKAAQKEYPGLPVVCAGGVMSSDVIRQWVQKRLPQVYFVPGQYSSDNAIGVSILAAREAGLWLK